A region of the Montipora foliosa isolate CH-2021 chromosome 8, ASM3666993v2, whole genome shotgun sequence genome:
GACGGCCCTCAAAAGTCTCCAcctaagaaacaaaaaaagggtTGGGCCGTGTTCCTTGTCCTGTACTTTCAAGAGCTTCAGAGATATGTTTATGGTGTTTTCGCATCCAGTTTGATCAGCGCTGGCGGGTTTATCGTAGCAACTTCGTTTGTTCCCCGTCCGCATAAGTTTCTTAAAAGCGCAAAAAGGGCCTTACGATAACCATCGTTCAGAAGTATATACAGACATGGATTAATAGCGCTGTTTGCATGACCTATCCAAAAAAATACCAAGATGACAACAGGTGATAGTTTGTGCTTTTGATCAGGCCGCACAAACATGCAAAAATGATTGATATAAGTTGGAAACCAGCACAGCGCGAAAACAACGCATATAACAACCAACAGTCGCACGACCTTGCGCCTGGACTTCTCAACCACGGCACGGTTGCTATCGGTCATGTTGCCTGGAATTTTACGATGAACCAGTTTACGGCATATCAATGTGTATATAACGATAGTTATGAAGAGTGGCAAGGCGTACACTACTACGAAAATTGATATGTGAAGGATTTTGAATACGCGATAAACTTCATTCTCTGAGAGATCTTTACTGAGCGCAATGTCGCAATAGTAACCATTTGTGACCGGAACAAAtgtcacattaaaaagaaacgCGTAAGGGAACATTAATGCAAACGATAGAACCCATATCATCGTTGATAGGATCTTTGGTCGTTGGAAAATTGCTTCTCGAAGAGGAAAGAATACGGCATAAAATCTCTCAACGGAAATGAACAATATTGTTAACACTGAAGCTGCTATAGAAACAGGAATAGCGTAGAAAAGCATTTTGCAAGTAACGATTCCCAATATTCCTCCAAACCAAAGAGTTCCTTTGTAAAGATGTGCGACTTGGTATGGCATAACTGTTATGGTCAGTAATAGATCGGCAATAGCCATATTTGCTATAAAGAGGTTCGTTACACGTCTAGAAGATTTTTTCAACACTACAAACAAGCCAAAGGAATTGCCAAAAAAGGCTATCAAGAAGGTAACTGCATATGCTGATGTCAAGCCAATCTGGGCGTTCGATGATAAATAACCAGGAACTTGTCGCGTGGAACTGGAGTCAATTGTTCCTAcaaaaggaataataataataataataataataatgaaaagaacacaAGTGACCGTGAAGCAAGGTGTCATGTGATACATGCATGGCTTCGAGGCCCTCGTACGATATCGAGATAAGTGGCCAGTCAGCGCTAGTTGTCAGGGCATTGGAACTTATGATCGGATGGTTACGTTCGACCCCAGAAAATCCAATACCGATAAATCTCTTTATGATTTAATGTCTTACCTTTGTTCTTCTTTTAACGCTATGGATGGAAATTAGTTGCCAGATGGGGGATATGGTGAGATATAATGTGCTCAAAGGACTGAGGTGGTAAaaagcggggggggggggggggtgggggttggAATAAAGGAATCCATGGTTCTGCCTCCAAATAGTCTTACGGGGAAAACGAAATAAAAGGGAGGTGATCCTATGGGGCGCCGTACTAGTCaatattgtttacttatttCTATGGTCTCCTGGACTTTTTATGTGATCAAGTTAACTTTTTATGTGGtctctttgaaattttatgcgGTCAACCTGACTTTTTGTATGGTCAACTTGTGACTTTTTATATGGCTAACCTTTGACTTTTTATATGGTCAACCAGACTTTTTATATGGTCAACTGTTGACTTTTTACTTGGTCAACTGTTGACTTTTTATTTGGTCAACTGTTGACTTTTTATTTGGTCAACTGTTGattttttatttggtcaacTGTTGACTTTTTATATGGACTTTTTATTTGGTCAACTAATGCACTGCGCGCGAGGCTCGCAACAAATATGGCTGACAGTAACGAGAGCGTGGACCAAATCACGTCCGCCTGTGCTATAGCGACTCAGGCGCTTGAAGCAATTGGCAACCTCCAATGCAGAAAGGGGGTAAGGATGGATGGCGAAAGGATAATAAAGCTCTCAGGGCAAGGGAGTGTATACATCAGATGTATAGATCCCCTTGAAGATGAGGATAAAGATGAAGAGGATGAGCAACTGATGAGTCCAACCTTTAGTCAACTCTCTGATGACCTCTCAAACAACCCTGTGGTAACAATGTCTTCACCCCTTCAGCAGCCAATTAGTCAGCCTCAGCCTCTAGATCAGGCAGATCCACTGTTTTCAGTGCCTGTAGAATTGCCTGTAGAAGTGCCTCCATTTATTGACCTATGGAGTGACCAGTCCACTCACAATAATTGTGATGTAGTTATTAGTAATGTCGTACCAACTTCTTCAACATGCAGGGATGAAGTGCCAACGAAAATAATAAGAGTACACAGGTCCCTCATTAGAGAAGATATGATTGAGATCTTTCTAGATCCCTCAATATTGAAATTTAGTTTAAATGCCATCATTATAAATCAGCATGGTATTGAAGAGGCTGGACAGGGTAATGGGGTCCTAAGGGaagtcttttctttgttttggaaagatTGTTATGAGTCACACATGTTGGGAGAGTGTGAGAGGGTTCCCTACATCAGGCATGATTTTGACAGAAAAAAGTGGGAGGCAGTCGGAAGGATACTTGTTAAGGGATGTACTGATTGCCAATATTTTCCCCTTAAGATAAGCAAAGCTTTTTTCACTGGTTGCCTTTTTGGGGAGGGAAGTGTAACCTCCATGATGTTGCAAGACTCCTTCAAGCACTATGTCTCTAAATCTGAGGCTAGTGTAATGGAGGGCTGTTTGTCTGATAGCATTCAGGGTGACAATGCAGAATTACTTGACTTTTTGTCAGCTTTTGATTGTAAACGAAGAGTTACACAAGACAACCTAGTGGAAGTAATCAGAGAACTTGCCCACAAGGAAATAATTCAGAAGCCTCAATATGTAGCTGATTGCTGGGGGCCTATTGTTTCCCACCTTAAGTTATATTTTCCTGATATGTTTTCTTTGCATGAACTGTATTCCTCCATACTGCCAACTAATGTCAAAGTTATTTCCCTCCTTAAAGCAACACCCCTTACAGCTGCTGAGGGGGAGACCTTAGCTCACTTAAAGAGATTTATAAGAGGTCTTGACGAGTCCAAACTTGCCACTTTTTTGAGATTTACTACAGCATCAGATGTTCTTGTTACTGATACGCTGACAATTTCTTTCACAAACAATGAAGGGTTTCAAAGACGGCCAGTTGCTCACACATGTAGCTACACGTTAGAACTACCAAGCACCTATTCAAGTTTCTGTGAGTTCAGAGAAGAGTTCATGGCTGTTTTAAATGCAGATAATTGGGAAATGACCATAGCTTAAAGACAAATTATGCTCTCATTTACATTTGTTTAACCACCCAATCTTCTGTCACTTTGTTAAGTCTGGTAATAGTTGAGGTTTCatttaaaggaaaatttctCCTCAAAATTACATGTCTTTAATAATGCAACATGCAGGTCATCAGTATAGGGAAATTGATCACCAAAGATCAGATGTTCCAGATATTTCTCCCAATTAGTATTAAAAGAAATGTGTCACGAACTTTGAGGAGAATGTGCTTGTCCAGTAGTGGAACTTACAGAAATAGGTTGGATGGCACAGTTTTTATCACTTTCTACAAGCTTGTTGTATTAATCGATTGATACAACAAAAATGGTATCAAGAACATGCCTTAACACAGGTAAACAATTTATGAAAATGTTCTCAATATCACCAATGTTTAGGCACATTTATgattccattttttattgtgTCAACTGCTGAAGAATGGTTTTATTAATCCGTCACGTAAACTTGCTGGAATGTGATATAAATCGATGTCAGCCACCTTGAATAAAATTGCAAGAAGTGCATTATAAAGGATTTTATGATGAGGTAACGGTTGTAAGGCTCTGCTGTCTTTGAATAATTTTGAATAATCGTTATATCTTACAactttgttattgttgttgaaaTTAAGAGTTAGGTTAAAAGAGATCTTGTTCAATAAAATCAATGTTTGATGTTTTCAGCTGACGCCTTTGGTCTCTTATATGTCTTCATAGTAGCATACAGTCAAGGAAATCAGAAATGTCGTCAATCTAATGTTTCTAGTACCTTACGATGACTcgcaaaataaagattatttgtCAAATCATAGACACTAATATGTTTAAACAATGCAAATAAGTGATTTCTCCACTTCTGTCTTCGTCTTGCAAAGTATTGCATCGACTTTCCAAATCTGCCATCTGTTGAGAAGAAATGTGAGCACTGATCCTTGGAACTACCACCTGGTAGTCTTCCTCCTCCGCAGGGAATGGTCCTGATGGATCAAATCCATATTTATGTGCGATATCGGTATCAAATACACTCGCCACTCCAGCATAACTAGACTGTTCATTCTCAAGCATAACAGATGTATATAACTGTAGTGGAGAACGATTTCCTTCAGAGGATAAGGGATGGCTTTGCCATTGGTTTTTGAACTCTTCTAAGCACTTGTTAATTCTGGGGATGTATGTGTAATGTAATGCAAATAAATGCAGTTCATTAAGAGGATCAAGAAGCCCTCCTCCTCCAAGTGGGCAAATGTTCTTGCAAAGAAACAAAGTACGCCAGAATAGACATCTCTGTGTGCTCTCTCGACGCGGCAGTTGTGTACGGAACTGCCAGTTATGATGCTTCCCCTGCCAACACCTCTCTGTTCTAACATGAATTGTGCCACTTTAAAATTTTCCATACCGTAGTCGCTTCGCACCCTAGATGGTGATCCGTAGCTGTTAACTCCCTTGACAAACTGCTCCAACACTGTGTCAGCTGTATTGTCATTACAGCAGTGCGCGTAAATTATAAGGCGGGAATACCCATCAACGCATAGATGGGTTATGAGTCGCCATCTGATAAGTTTGTGATTGCTGTCAATGTGCCACAAAGCATTTGGAGTTGGAACACTGTATTTTCTTCTGTAAATTGCTGGTCGCCACCTCAAGGCTGTGCCAATGGGATCAAGTGTGCGGAGACAATTCCTCACTCGCCATCGTTGGATATTTAATCCTCTACTCCTGAGAGCACCCAACAGTCTTGCCTGCCCAATATTGGGAGTTAAGGTTTGGATTTCTTGTACTATTTTTTCTAAATCAGTATCTGAAATCTGAGTCCAGCTTAAGTCCTCGTCCCCAGTCATGCCATACATCATTCTTCTCCTCCTTAGAGTACTCTCACTCACTCCAAGTAAATCGGCTATTTTTTTCCACGGGAAATGCAGTTCTCTCAAAAAACGTATTTGTTCTTCCTCGATAACGTAACGTGGGCGTCCTGGACCATTGCATGTGGAAATGGTTGGGCTACTATATGCAGTTTCCCTAGTTAAATCTGGAGCACCGTGTCTATGTAGTTGTAGTAGATCACCCAAGTTCCTTACATTAGTCAGAGTTACATTTAGGATTCGTAACACCTCAGCAAAATCACGATTGCTTTCAATCTCGGAAATCAGCAACTGAATGGTGTCTACAGCAGCCATCAATCTACCAATAGCCCGATCAATATCCTCTAATGACAAGCTTTGCGACCTATCGGCTTCTTCAAACGTTGTTATTGTAGAAAGCAATAGCTTGAGATTGTCGAAGAATAAAAACAATCCATATTCGTTTCTTTCTCTCGCTGTGTCTCGACTCATACTTGGTCAAAGATCACCGTACCGCTGTCACTAATTGATTTCGCTGAAAGCCCCGTCAGGCGTGCGATGCGTTTTATAgttgaccaaataaaaaatCAACAGTTGACCAAATAAAAAGTCAACAGTTGACCAAGTAAAAAGTCAACAGTTGACCATATAAAAAGTCTGGTTGACCATATAAAAAGTCAAAGGTTAGCCATATAAAAAGTGACAAGTTGACCATACAAAAAGTCAGGTTGACcgcataaaatttcaaagagaCCACATAAAAAGTTAACTTGATCACATAAAAGGTCCAGGAGACCGTAGaaataagtaaacaatattGACTAGTACGGCGCCCCATATGATCCTGTTGAAGGTAAAGTGGCACTTCGTGAATTAAACTATTGGACTAAATAAGCCATCAACAACAATAAGCCAACTCGGTAAACATCGAAAACAACAAAGCCGTTTTGATTTGCTTACCGTTTGTTTCTGTGCCGTTGTTGGGAccgttcattttatttttagccTCAAGGAATCTGGACTTATCTGTTGAGACAATAAGGATGAACTTGAGTACAACTCTTATAGCGGTGAGATTAAGTTAAGGGAAACTTATAACTAACGTGATACAAAAATAACATGTATACAAGTGCATATGTCCTTCTATGTGAATGTTCCTTTCAGTTCGCCCAGAGAGGTGTCGAAGGTGTCGATGTTTTGCCTATATAGCTACTTTGCTATGGTAGTATCCACTTAGGTTGGTCCTCAGCTCGGTTTAACCAAATGTAAGCAAAAGCAGCGAGCACGATTTGTAAATTCTGTTGTTAGAGATCTGGATTCGGTTTGGATTCCGTTCCAATGTGTACAAAATATTCGGATTTTCCGTAATGTTTAGAGGCTGGTGAAGTAGAAACGTGAGGTGGTGCTCTCACCACAGCGCCATCCCATCGCCCAATGTTCTTTGGTTCATCTCAGATCTCTAGGCGATTTAAGTGGGtttacgttgttgttgtttacaatgCTCCGACAAACGTATTCAAAATACCTCGTTTAATATCATACAAGAGGAGATAATCATTCAAGGAAATTAATTGAAGGTTTCATAATTAGCTGTATTCACAAACTCACAAATTAAAAGGGAGACCGCGCAGGTCtgtcactttttttcaaatttcactaTGTCCAAATTTGCAGTGGATTTTACAATCTGCAACTTGCCGGCGAATGTTAGGTTGACGGATTTTCAAGTCGGATGTCGGATTCTCACAATTTTCACAACTCGGATGTCGGCTTTTCACAAGTTTTTTGTCAGGTTTTCAGCAACTCGGATGGCACCTGCAAGCTTCCATAGATTATCACAGTTGTCATTAGGTTACAAAGAAAGAGACGAAATATGTCAAGTATAGAGAACTCAATgtctgctgaaaaaaaaaaccagaattATGGAAAAAGTAACAACAGTAATTTTATAAAAAAGTCAGTCTTTCCAAAGTGCGAATATTGTGTTAAGAACACTTAGTTTGTAGACCCATAGTAAACCAAAAAACCATACAAAAGTTGCAAAGAGACACCACCACCCTATAGCAGTCTTCTTTTATTGTAAACAAATAAGGAAATAGAATCCTAAAGAAATCTTACTAGAACGGCAAAAGCCAAAAAGGGAATTTCCCTAAAACCTATTTTACAAACGAACGGCACAAAACATCTCAAATGGTTAAATTAATGTCTCCGACGTTAATTTTGAAGTTTTATCTCGTGTAGAAACGTCTATGTAGAAACGCATAATTACTTATATTCAAAACTGAATAACATAGAATACATGAAACGTTTCGTACATTTGAACAGTGGGAATATCTATATGCTATTCACgggctgggaggtccgtataggaaAAAACTGTACCCGAGGTCTtcagtacggcccgaggccgcaggccgagggacGTACTTAAGgccgagggcacagtttttccctatacggaccgacctaagccggtgaataacatatttatttcttctgctgtttttctttctgaaaaTGAACCCAGGCAAACTGGAAAAATAAAGGTTTTCTACGCGCTCTACATCGCACTGTCACAGTTGAAATTAACGTATAACTGAAAAAAGCGCTCCGTTCGCAAAGCGCACAGAAAAATGATAGATTAACGACaaaacagaacttcaaatagctcttggtgcaataaatataaaaaacaaattgttaTATTTCATAGCAAGCACAGAGAAACAAgctaaaaaaactaaacaatgaTGTACAAGCAGGAGAATAATGTTCTACGTATTAAAATTCtttgtcttgttgaaaatgaaacgaaagttcttaaaacagGAGGAAAATTTTTCGTGAAAAATACTCAAACATCTGTCTCTGCCCTCCTATCTTATTATTTGAATTCTCATATCTTATTATTTGAGTTCTCTGCAGTAAGTCGTTTTAGTTGAACAGCATGTCAACATTTCAggaaaaacaacaacgcgaaaaacCACAACTTCGCGACgtgtttgtttgcctattttagcTAGGAATCCGTATAttcttaaatgaagcaatataaaACGAGATTAGAAAATGGAActccaaagaaaacaacagatGTCAACCGAAAAACCGAGTTAGAAAAACTGCTCTGCAGTGTAAATTGTTTTATGTTCAACGGCATGTCAACAGTTCAAGAAAACCAACGAGTCGAAAACAGCAAAGTGTTGTcagcaaaatcatgtgaatactcGCCTTTTTGAAGAATAACCAGGCCTTTCACTCCATTTctgatgtttttccttctctttgcaaCGGTTAGTAAGCAAAGATTTGCAATTTAAGAGGTAAAATCCAACGGTTCGTCGCGCCGTagtgaaaacattttcatttagCCGCGACAGTTTCAGTACGGAACAGATTTCGGACCGTGGTCCGTATCGTAAAAAGCTGGACCGGCTGCGGGCGCGCgaatagccaatcatattcaaggatttaggattccggcccgctaagatgcttcagaaaaaaataaattgaaatacGTCATAGATAGAGATTATCAGAGTTACTGTTGATACAAAGAACGGGACGAAATATGTcagaaggaaagaaaggaactttatttaaatgtctatagtcgttctagcgctggagcactaattggggacactgtaaactgaaatatgaattaactcaaatcaagttaaatgttggtttttgaggagaggggaaaaccggagtacccggataTGACTAAATGTCGATAACTAAGTGTAGGTAACTAAATGTCTAAGATGTTAAGTTAAAGGAAAGTACGTATTTTTA
Encoded here:
- the LOC137967535 gene encoding neuropeptide SIFamide receptor-like is translated as MSSIENSMSAEKKKQNYGKSNNNKSRFLEAKNKMNGPNNGTETNGTIDSSSTRQVPGYLSSNAQIGLTSAYAVTFLIAFFGNSFGLFVVLKKSSRRVTNLFIANMAIADLLLTITVMPYQVAHLYKGTLWFGGILGIVTCKMLFYAIPVSIAASVLTILFISVERFYAVFFPLREAIFQRPKILSTMIWVLSFALMFPYAFLFNVTFVPVTNGYYCDIALSKDLSENEVYRVFKILHISIFVVVYALPLFITIVIYTLICRKLVHRKIPGNMTDSNRAVVEKSRRKVVRLLVVICVVFALCWFPTYINHFCMFVRPDQKHKLSPVVILVFFWIGHANSAINPCLYILLNDGYRKALFALLRNLCGRGTNEVATINPPALIKLDAKTP
- the LOC137967453 gene encoding uncharacterized protein — protein: MADSNESVDQITSACAIATQALEAIGNLQCRKGVRMDGERIIKLSGQGSVYIRCIDPLEDEDKDEEDEQLMSPTFSQLSDDLSNNPVVTMSSPLQQPISQPQPLDQADPLFSVPVELPVEVPPFIDLWSDQSTHNNCDVVISNVVPTSSTCRDEVPTKIIRVHRSLIREDMIEIFLDPSILKFSLNAIIINQHGIEEAGQGNGVLREVFSLFWKDCYESHMLGECERVPYIRHDFDRKKWEAVGRILVKGCTDCQYFPLKISKAFFTGCLFGEGSVTSMMLQDSFKHYVSKSEASVMEGCLSDSIQGDNAELLDFLSAFDCKRRVTQDNLVEVIRELAHKEIIQKPQYVADCWGPIVSHLKLYFPDMFSLHELYSSILPTNVKVISLLKATPLTAAEGETLAHLKRFIRGLDESKLATFLRFTTASDVLVTDTLTISFTNNEGFQRRPVAHTCSYTLELPSTYSSFCEFREEFMAVLNADNWEMTIA